The genomic segment AAGCGCAGAAATCACATGAGTACGAGTCCTAGCAGCTAATTTCACTGAACGCTGGACAGACGCGCAGAGCAACAAAGCCAACACGGCGAAGACGAAAGATATCAGCGATGTGGATTTAAATGAGAGAGCATACAACAAGGTATATTCGCCTCTTGAAACCAAGATGCCTGTAATCATGAGTAACACCAGCATCATCACTGCTATTAGCTCAACAAGAATTGTTGGTTGACGCCACCACTGACGAGCTTTAGGCTCATTGCCTCCCACGCTGGTACTACGGATCCGCTGACCTATCAGACCGGCGAAGATGAAAGAAACCAGATAAGTGACTGCGCTCATCTGTTTTCTCCAGTCGCTGAGCCCTCTTCCGTACACATCGCCTTGCGAAGCATACGCAATATAGATATTTAGAGCGTAGACGCTAATCAGTACTCCAACAGCAATCCACTGTGCTGCATTACTGCCAATTCGTTCAATAACCCACGCAATTAGCGGCGCTAAGGCAACAAAACATAGGTATAACCAAATAAATTCGAGACCCATTCCCCACCATGAAACAGTACCTGCACCAGGCAATGGCATTAACCACGCATTGACCATCAAAGCAACAATTCCGTACAGCAGAACTGACACTACAACAATGGCGACACGTTTCAAGGTTGGAATGATCTGCGAACGCCAATAATCAAATTGATGTGAGTACTCCGCTAGTGATGGGATGAGGAAAAAACCAGAAATCATGTAGAACACATGATTACCCCATGACCCAAGCAGGTTAATCGAACTCATCAACCACATTGATGGGGCAGAGCCAGCGAGAACTTGAGCATGAGAAGGCACTAGCGAAAGGTTCTGAGCACCGAGGCCTGCTGATTGCTCAAACCATGACAGAAAGACATGGAATACAGCTATTCCCATAATTGCAAGTACTCGCAGCATCTCAATATGCTGATTTCGAGGAGGCTTAGCGAGCGTTTGTTTCGAGGAATGACGCGAATCGGTGCTGTTCATGAATTCGAAGTTTTCAGAGAATCTCGTCACGACCAAGACCGGACAACTTAGAAACCATTTTCTTCACTTCTTGGCTGCGAGCTCTTGGTGCTACCAGCAGAGCATCCGGCGTATCAATAACTACCATATCGTCGACACCTAATAAGGCAACAGTCCTGCCTGCTTGAGCGGCAACAACATCCCCAGCACTGTCAAGGAATACAACATCATCTTGATTACCCAGCACTTTAATATTCTGTCGATTTGAGCTCGGCAATAGCGCAGCCAAAGAGTTAAAGTCTCCGATATCATCCCAACCGAAGCCACCAGGCACTACAGCGACCCCTCCTGCAGCCGATAACGGCTCTGCAATAGCATAGTCAAAGGCGATTTTTTCTAATCCATACCAGTATTGCT from the Bifidobacterium sp. genome contains:
- a CDS encoding acyltransferase family protein — its product is MNSTDSRHSSKQTLAKPPRNQHIEMLRVLAIMGIAVFHVFLSWFEQSAGLGAQNLSLVPSHAQVLAGSAPSMWLMSSINLLGSWGNHVFYMISGFFLIPSLAEYSHQFDYWRSQIIPTLKRVAIVVVSVLLYGIVALMVNAWLMPLPGAGTVSWWGMGLEFIWLYLCFVALAPLIAWVIERIGSNAAQWIAVGVLISVYALNIYIAYASQGDVYGRGLSDWRKQMSAVTYLVSFIFAGLIGQRIRSTSVGGNEPKARQWWRQPTILVELIAVMMLVLLMITGILVSRGEYTLLYALSFKSTSLISFVFAVLALLLCASVQRSVKLAARTRTHVISALAPGILGFYIAQSLMHAVWFTPCYAVMQTILGRAVEHSEGGIALELCAFFIFGILFALVIATVLCIIDHFLRQPLLRALHLAK